Proteins encoded in a region of the Acidobacteriota bacterium genome:
- a CDS encoding ABC transporter permease, with product MRRVAAVAHTEVLALVRTKFFVISLFFMPIVGAIAFGVMGYASRHADTADRRFAVVDRTGVLYPAIAAAAARHNREGEDGASRQGPHFLPVSIDADGRPPDDVRLELSRRVREKDVFAFVEIPAGVLRPGSSEAISYYSENTSYESLRTWLRTELGREIERRRFEAAGVDPSLVPLLIARPEVATFALIDRRADGGITPARRVDELERFGVPMFFLVLMFMTIMSNGQHLIHTIIEEKMSKISEVLLGSISAFKLLLGKLLGIAAVTFVLALVYLAVGVYAAASLGRLASIDPWLVAWFLVFLLAASLMYGAVFQALSSACSDLKDAQSMLQPAMMLLILAYISSFVVIRAPDSPVSVALSFVPPITPFAMLLRIAMPPGPPLWQIVVSVVLLAGVTAAVVWSAGRIFRVGLLMQGKPPNLPELLRWIRY from the coding sequence ATGAGGCGCGTCGCGGCCGTTGCGCACACGGAGGTGCTGGCGCTCGTCCGCACGAAGTTCTTCGTCATCAGCCTGTTCTTCATGCCGATCGTCGGCGCGATCGCCTTCGGCGTGATGGGCTACGCGAGCCGCCACGCCGATACGGCCGATCGCCGCTTCGCCGTCGTCGATCGCACCGGCGTGCTCTATCCGGCGATTGCCGCCGCGGCCGCGCGGCACAACCGCGAGGGGGAGGACGGCGCGAGCCGTCAGGGGCCGCACTTCCTGCCAGTCTCGATCGACGCCGATGGCCGCCCGCCGGACGACGTGCGCCTGGAGCTCTCGCGGCGCGTGCGTGAGAAGGACGTCTTCGCCTTCGTGGAGATCCCGGCAGGCGTGCTCCGGCCGGGCTCGAGCGAGGCGATCAGCTACTACAGCGAGAACACGTCGTACGAATCGCTTCGAACCTGGCTCCGCACCGAGCTCGGACGCGAGATCGAGCGCCGCCGGTTCGAGGCGGCCGGTGTCGATCCGTCGCTCGTGCCGCTGCTGATCGCCCGGCCCGAGGTCGCCACGTTCGCGCTGATCGATCGGCGCGCCGACGGCGGCATCACGCCCGCCCGCCGCGTCGACGAGCTCGAGCGCTTCGGCGTGCCGATGTTCTTCCTCGTGCTCATGTTCATGACGATCATGTCGAACGGCCAGCACCTCATCCACACGATCATCGAGGAGAAGATGAGCAAGATCAGCGAGGTGCTGCTCGGCTCCATCTCGGCGTTCAAGCTGCTCCTGGGCAAGCTGCTCGGGATCGCGGCGGTGACGTTCGTGCTGGCGCTCGTGTACCTCGCCGTGGGCGTGTACGCGGCGGCGTCGCTCGGCCGGCTCGCATCGATCGATCCCTGGCTCGTCGCGTGGTTCCTCGTCTTCCTGCTCGCCGCGTCGCTGATGTACGGCGCCGTGTTCCAGGCGCTGAGCTCGGCCTGCTCCGATCTGAAGGACGCGCAGAGCATGCTCCAGCCGGCGATGATGCTGCTGATCCTCGCGTACATCTCGTCGTTCGTCGTGATTCGTGCGCCCGACTCGCCGGTGTCCGTGGCCCTCTCGTTCGTGCCGCCGATCACGCCGTTCGCCATGCTGCTGCGGATCGCGATGCCGCCCGGGCCGCCGCTCTGGCAGATCGTCGTTTCCGTGGTCTTGCTCGCCGGCGTCACTGCCGCGGTCGTGTGGTCGGCGGGGCGGATCTTTCGCGTGGGGTTGCTGATGCAGGGCAAGCCGCCGAATCTGCCCGAGCTCCTGCGATGGATTCGGTACTGA
- a CDS encoding cytochrome c3 family protein: MSQIFPRSANALARMSLAGLLGLVLIIGWIVFTLMRSSWATKQNEFVSQPIQFSHAHHVGGVGLDCRYCHTSVEKSSFAGIPPTKTCMNCHSQLWTNAPILEPVRASYRDNVNLNWTRVNDLPDFVYFNHQIHVRQGVGCVTCHGPVDKMPLMYQAQPLLMEWCIGCHRAPEKYLRPRDQVFNVSYEAPANQVELGLRLKQEYNVASVEHMTSCSICHR, encoded by the coding sequence ATGAGCCAGATCTTCCCCCGGAGTGCCAACGCTCTCGCCCGTATGAGCCTGGCCGGCCTGCTCGGTCTCGTGCTGATCATCGGGTGGATCGTCTTCACCCTGATGCGCTCCTCGTGGGCGACGAAGCAGAACGAGTTCGTGTCCCAGCCGATCCAGTTCAGCCACGCGCACCACGTGGGTGGCGTCGGGCTCGATTGCCGCTACTGTCACACGTCCGTGGAGAAGTCGTCGTTCGCCGGCATCCCGCCGACGAAGACCTGCATGAACTGCCACTCGCAGCTCTGGACGAACGCTCCGATCCTCGAGCCGGTGCGCGCGAGCTATCGAGACAACGTCAATCTGAACTGGACTCGGGTGAACGACCTTCCAGACTTCGTTTACTTCAATCACCAGATCCACGTCAGGCAGGGCGTCGGCTGCGTGACGTGTCATGGGCCGGTCGACAAGATGCCGCTGATGTACCAGGCCCAGCCGCTGCTGATGGAGTGGTGCATCGGCTGCCATCGCGCGCCGGAGAAGTACCTGCGCCCGCGCGATCAGGTCTTCAACGTCTCGTACGAGGCTCCCGCGAACCAGGTGGAGCTCGGCCTGCGGTTGAAGCAGGAGTACAACGTCGCCAGCGTCGAGCACATGACGAGCTGCTCGATTTGTCACCGGTGA
- a CDS encoding NAD(P)/FAD-dependent oxidoreductase, giving the protein MIEPEEGGGGTAQPSGARYDVIVAGAGPAGAVAARTLAAAGLSTVLVDRAAFPRNKPCGGGISARALRRLPWLEPALDGVDVHRLSKLHLEGPGGARADVDGHRDCVLLVRRVEFDHALVRAAIDAGARLEAPFEITQVSAGPAAVTLQARDGRRLSAPHVIAADGVHSVIAKRLGVNARWPRHGLAIDMMEETPVTRLAAAEPDVLWVAYAYDGLDGYAYVFPKTRHVNVGIGCLLSHFDAEVPQRPYELQEAFVSSLAARGVLRGQSDRSCFTPFLIPVGGPLRRAWSGRVLFAGDAGGFVHAVTAEGIYYAMVSGELAGRALADALRRGTDDAGPRYERSWRAEIGAELREAVLVQRYLFASHARVARVIRGIAGGTTLTEAVLQFVRGETTYAALRRRIFWRLPMAVLQMARERIRARAS; this is encoded by the coding sequence GTGATCGAGCCTGAAGAAGGCGGCGGCGGCACGGCGCAGCCCTCAGGTGCGAGGTACGACGTGATCGTCGCCGGCGCCGGCCCGGCGGGAGCCGTCGCGGCCCGGACCCTCGCCGCGGCCGGACTGTCGACCGTGCTCGTCGACCGCGCGGCCTTTCCGCGCAACAAGCCGTGCGGCGGCGGCATCAGCGCGCGCGCGCTGCGTCGGCTGCCCTGGCTGGAGCCGGCCTTGGACGGCGTCGACGTCCATCGTTTGTCGAAGCTGCACCTCGAGGGCCCCGGCGGCGCGCGCGCGGACGTCGACGGCCACCGCGACTGCGTGCTGCTCGTGCGCCGCGTCGAGTTCGATCACGCGCTCGTGCGCGCGGCCATCGACGCCGGCGCGCGGCTCGAGGCGCCGTTCGAGATCACCCAGGTGTCCGCCGGCCCGGCGGCCGTGACCCTGCAGGCGCGCGACGGCCGCCGGCTCTCGGCACCGCACGTGATCGCCGCCGACGGCGTGCACAGCGTGATCGCGAAGCGGCTCGGCGTGAACGCGCGCTGGCCGCGGCACGGTCTCGCGATCGACATGATGGAGGAGACGCCCGTGACGCGGCTCGCCGCGGCCGAGCCGGACGTCCTGTGGGTCGCCTACGCCTACGACGGCCTCGACGGCTACGCGTACGTCTTCCCGAAGACGCGGCACGTCAACGTCGGCATCGGTTGTCTGCTCTCCCACTTCGACGCCGAGGTGCCGCAGCGGCCGTACGAGCTGCAGGAGGCGTTCGTCTCGTCGCTGGCGGCTCGCGGCGTCCTCCGCGGGCAGTCGGACCGCTCGTGCTTCACGCCGTTCCTCATCCCGGTCGGCGGGCCGCTGCGCCGCGCGTGGTCCGGCCGCGTGCTGTTCGCGGGCGACGCCGGCGGATTCGTGCACGCCGTCACGGCGGAGGGGATCTACTACGCGATGGTCTCGGGCGAGCTCGCCGGCCGCGCGCTGGCCGACGCCCTGCGCCGCGGCACGGACGATGCGGGGCCACGCTACGAACGATCGTGGCGCGCGGAGATCGGCGCGGAGCTTCGAGAAGCCGTGCTCGTGCAGCGATACCTCTTCGCCAGCCACGCGCGCGTGGCCCGGGTCATCCGCGGGATCGCGGGCGGCACCACGCTGACCGAGGCCGTCCTGCAGTTCGTGCGCGGGGAGACGACCTACGCGGCTCTGCGGCGCCGCATCTTCTGGCGCCTCCCGATGGCGGTGTTGCAGATGGCGCGCGAGCGCATCCGGGCGCGCGCGTCCTGA
- a CDS encoding ATP-binding cassette domain-containing protein, giving the protein MTAIALEDVSKSFGGHAAVSSLTLDVPEGSLCGFIGPNGSGKTTTIRMILNIILPDRGTIAVLGRRGTASSRDDIGYLPEERGLYKKMQVLRLLRYYGLLKGRTVAELSPVIDRWAERLELSAWLDKRVDQLSKGMAQKVQFLAAIVSRPRLLILDEPFSGLDPLNAALLRDAVLDLRRDGTTIVFSTHDMATAEQLCDRIVMIFRGRKVLDGSLDDIQAAYGQDTIRLRIAGGVDVLRRLSAVESITDHGNAQDVRVAGDPQAFLRQLAAATAVERFEIARPSLADIFVRLARPDDQEVRSLSGAAS; this is encoded by the coding sequence ATGACCGCGATCGCGTTGGAGGACGTCTCGAAATCGTTCGGCGGGCACGCCGCCGTGTCGTCGCTCACGCTCGACGTGCCCGAGGGGAGCCTCTGCGGCTTCATCGGCCCGAACGGCTCCGGCAAGACGACGACGATCCGGATGATCCTGAACATCATCCTGCCCGACCGCGGCACGATCGCCGTGCTCGGCCGGCGCGGCACCGCGTCGTCGCGCGACGACATCGGCTATCTGCCGGAAGAGCGCGGCCTCTACAAGAAGATGCAGGTGCTGCGGCTGCTGCGCTACTACGGCCTGCTGAAAGGCCGCACCGTCGCCGAGCTGTCGCCCGTGATCGATCGGTGGGCCGAGCGGTTGGAGCTGTCGGCCTGGCTCGACAAGCGCGTGGACCAGCTGTCGAAGGGCATGGCGCAGAAGGTGCAGTTTCTCGCCGCGATCGTCTCGCGCCCGCGGCTGCTCATCCTCGACGAGCCGTTCTCCGGTCTCGATCCGCTCAACGCCGCGCTGCTGCGCGATGCGGTGCTCGACCTGCGCCGCGACGGCACGACGATCGTCTTCTCCACGCACGACATGGCCACGGCCGAGCAGCTCTGCGACCGGATCGTCATGATCTTCCGCGGCCGCAAGGTGCTCGACGGATCGCTCGACGACATCCAGGCGGCGTACGGTCAGGACACGATCCGGCTCCGGATCGCCGGCGGCGTCGACGTGCTGCGCCGGCTGTCGGCGGTCGAGTCGATCACCGACCACGGCAATGCGCAGGACGTGCGCGTCGCGGGCGATCCGCAAGCGTTCCTCCGGCAGCTCGCCGCCGCCACCGCCGTGGAGCGCTTCGAGATCGCGCGGCCGTCGCTCGCCGACATCTTCGTCCGGCTGGCCCGCCCCGACGATCAGGAAGTGCGATCGCTCAGCGGAGCGGCGTCATGA